In Candidatus Rokuibacteriota bacterium, a genomic segment contains:
- the prsR gene encoding PEP-CTERM-box response regulator transcription factor codes for MERERLLIIEDDEDIQTQLTYALQDEYTVSVAGDRTRAMAAIQQAPPEIVTLDLGLPPSPDTAEEGLRALEDVLAAAPGAKVIIITGNGDRANAVAAVERGAFDYHLKPVNLDDLRVVLRRAAYLRQLERESEEQARQHEKSIRFTDILGSTAKMREIFSLIQRVAKTEATVLCDGESGTGKELVARAIHSHSPRRNGPFVAINCGAIPETLLESELFGHEKGSFTGAHAQRKGKIETATGGTLFLDEITEMSLPLQVKLLRFLQEREIERVGGRELIPIDVRVVAASNQSLEEALQSGRFREDLYYRLSVVTVHLPPLRERGEDVVLLANAFLRRNAQALKRKVRFSPEALEAIVKYLWPGNIRELENKVHRAVIMAASRVIGPGDLDLNPSAVIDTLPTLKEARDQSERRLIVNALVRSRGNISSASRALDISRPTFHDMLAKHSIDAKEFR; via the coding sequence ATGGAACGGGAACGCTTGCTCATCATCGAGGACGACGAGGACATCCAGACGCAGCTGACGTACGCGCTGCAGGACGAGTACACCGTCTCCGTGGCGGGAGACCGTACCCGCGCCATGGCCGCCATCCAGCAGGCTCCGCCGGAGATTGTGACGCTCGACCTGGGCCTCCCGCCGAGCCCGGACACGGCGGAGGAAGGTCTCCGCGCGCTCGAGGACGTCCTCGCCGCAGCCCCGGGCGCCAAGGTCATCATCATCACGGGCAATGGCGACCGGGCCAATGCGGTCGCGGCCGTGGAGCGCGGGGCCTTCGACTACCACCTGAAACCGGTCAACCTCGACGACCTCAGGGTGGTGCTGCGGCGGGCGGCGTACCTCCGGCAGCTCGAGCGCGAGAGCGAGGAGCAGGCCCGGCAGCACGAGAAGTCAATTCGCTTCACGGACATCCTCGGCTCCACGGCCAAGATGCGCGAGATCTTCTCGCTGATCCAGCGTGTCGCCAAGACGGAGGCCACCGTGCTTTGCGACGGAGAGAGCGGCACCGGCAAGGAGCTCGTCGCCCGGGCCATCCACTCGCACAGTCCGCGGCGCAACGGACCCTTTGTCGCCATCAACTGCGGCGCCATACCGGAGACTCTGCTCGAGAGCGAGCTCTTCGGTCACGAGAAGGGCTCCTTCACCGGCGCCCACGCGCAGCGGAAGGGCAAGATCGAGACGGCCACCGGCGGGACGCTCTTCCTGGACGAGATCACCGAGATGAGCCTGCCGCTCCAGGTCAAGCTCCTGCGCTTCCTGCAGGAGCGGGAGATCGAGCGGGTCGGCGGCCGCGAGCTCATCCCCATCGACGTCCGGGTGGTCGCGGCCAGCAACCAGAGCCTCGAGGAGGCCCTGCAGAGCGGACGGTTCCGCGAGGACCTGTACTATCGCCTCTCGGTCGTCACCGTCCACCTGCCGCCGCTCCGCGAGCGCGGCGAGGACGTGGTCCTGCTCGCGAACGCCTTCCTCCGCCGCAATGCGCAGGCGCTCAAGCGCAAGGTGCGCTTCAGCCCCGAAGCGCTCGAGGCCATCGTCAAATACCTGTGGCCGGGCAACATCCGCGAGCTCGAGAACAAGGTCCACCGGGCCGTCATCATGGCCGCCAGCCGGGTCATCGGGCCCGGAGACCTCGACCTCAACCCCTCCGCCGTCATCGATACGCTGCCCACGCTCAAAGAGGCAAGGGATCAGAGCGAGCGCCGCCTCATCGTCAATGCCCTCGTGCGCAGTCGAGGCAATATCAGCAGCGCGTCCCGGGCGCTCGACATCAGCCGGCCGACCTTCCACGACATGCTGGCCAAGCACAGCATCGACGCGAAGGAGTTCCGGTGA
- a CDS encoding glycosyltransferase family 2 protein — protein sequence MDVSVLIATYNRAISLGRTLTALQGQRTAPGLTWELVVVDNNSSDDTRAVVSAAGAGFPVPMRYIFESRQGVSHARNTGIDNAKGGIIAITDDDCRPEPAWLQNVVDCMQRWDADILGGRILPEWSSPPPPWLATDRHLWTTLAMLDDSVVRRVELGPWQREHGFRVWTANMAIRRSVCEMGRCFDPAIGPRGKKKYSHEDILFVRKMVEAGKIVVYDPTPTVHHWVGPERMRKGFFRRHSFYYGEGSAFRTGPPKGRHIVGIPPFLVGAIARNVVAWIGAALRRDPESFCQEREIHESIGYLSGYVKCALRAGQYARLRRAPVPDPDFKERAGL from the coding sequence ATGGACGTAAGTGTCCTCATCGCCACCTACAACCGCGCCATTTCCCTGGGGCGGACTCTCACCGCCCTCCAGGGCCAACGCACCGCCCCCGGTCTGACCTGGGAGCTGGTGGTCGTCGACAACAACTCATCCGACGATACGCGCGCGGTGGTCAGCGCTGCCGGCGCCGGCTTCCCGGTTCCCATGCGGTATATCTTCGAGTCGCGCCAAGGCGTGAGCCACGCACGCAATACCGGAATCGACAATGCCAAGGGCGGAATCATTGCCATCACCGATGACGACTGCCGCCCGGAACCCGCGTGGCTACAGAATGTCGTGGATTGCATGCAGCGGTGGGACGCTGACATCCTGGGGGGGCGGATCCTGCCCGAGTGGTCGAGCCCACCTCCCCCATGGCTTGCCACGGATCGGCACCTGTGGACCACGCTCGCAATGCTAGACGACAGCGTGGTGCGGCGAGTTGAGCTGGGGCCATGGCAGCGCGAGCATGGCTTCAGGGTCTGGACGGCGAACATGGCCATTCGCCGGTCGGTCTGCGAGATGGGGAGATGCTTCGATCCGGCGATTGGCCCGCGTGGCAAGAAGAAGTACAGCCACGAGGACATCCTGTTCGTGAGAAAGATGGTCGAGGCCGGAAAGATCGTCGTGTACGACCCCACTCCGACCGTCCATCACTGGGTGGGTCCCGAGCGGATGCGGAAGGGCTTTTTCCGCCGGCATTCCTTCTATTACGGCGAGGGATCGGCCTTTCGGACCGGTCCGCCGAAGGGCCGGCACATCGTCGGGATTCCACCGTTCCTGGTGGGTGCCATTGCGAGGAACGTCGTCGCATGGATCGGTGCTGCGCTCCGGCGCGACCCGGAGAGCTTCTGTCAGGAGCGCGAGATTCACGAAAGCATCGGGTATCTCTCCGGCTACGTGAAGTGCGCCCTCAGAGCCGGTCAGTACGCGCGTCTCCGCAGGGCGCCGGTGCCTGATCCTGACTTCAAGGAGCGGGCGGGCCTGTGA
- a CDS encoding glycosyltransferase, with product MINILFIENSVGLAGSTVSLCTLLNYLDPDVFKAHIVLSRPGQATYLLEHLRRPGDLTVIQPRRSLKQSDVVQRLVDRLGGQRPRLHRLALQTASMLDLFVVTIPYTWRLYQWTKRRKIQLVHQNNGFDLGSLLLARILRVPLVAYQRGDEWNSPAVRRLARGVRRFIANSTTTLKSLTALGIPSGRVSVIYPPLDLETLRTGRSSAVTRETFGVDASSPCFGILGMLLPWKGHAVFLNAAKRVFERIPKARAFVIGAAPQATKEYEAEVRVLARELGIADRVIFTGFRPDVPDMLELLDVVVHASIAPEPFGRVITEAMAMRRPVIAAGAGGPTEIIEDGRTGLLFPPGDAEALADRIIMLLEDPSLAEQIASAGYSDVRRRFSGETHSTLVQHVYETVLRPRSRRSA from the coding sequence ATGATCAACATCCTCTTCATCGAGAACAGCGTGGGGCTCGCGGGGTCCACCGTGAGCCTCTGCACGCTACTCAACTACCTCGACCCGGACGTTTTCAAGGCGCACATCGTCCTGTCGCGACCCGGGCAGGCGACCTACCTCCTGGAGCACCTTCGGCGCCCCGGCGATCTCACCGTGATCCAGCCGCGTCGCAGCCTCAAGCAGTCAGATGTCGTCCAGCGGCTCGTCGATCGGCTCGGTGGCCAGAGGCCGCGGCTCCACCGTTTGGCGCTCCAGACCGCCTCGATGTTGGATCTCTTCGTGGTGACCATCCCCTACACCTGGCGCCTCTACCAATGGACCAAGCGCCGCAAGATACAGCTCGTTCACCAGAATAACGGCTTCGACCTCGGCAGCCTTCTCCTTGCTCGGATCCTTAGGGTGCCGCTCGTCGCCTACCAGCGAGGAGATGAGTGGAACTCGCCTGCCGTGCGCCGGCTCGCCCGCGGGGTTCGGCGATTCATCGCCAATTCGACGACAACTCTGAAGAGTCTCACCGCACTGGGAATTCCCTCGGGGCGAGTATCGGTTATCTATCCTCCGCTGGATCTCGAGACTCTGCGGACCGGGCGCTCTTCGGCCGTCACGCGTGAAACTTTCGGCGTGGACGCCTCGAGTCCGTGCTTCGGCATACTCGGGATGCTCCTGCCGTGGAAGGGACACGCGGTCTTCCTCAATGCCGCCAAACGGGTCTTCGAGCGCATCCCCAAGGCCCGCGCCTTCGTCATCGGCGCGGCACCCCAGGCGACCAAGGAATACGAAGCAGAGGTTCGAGTGCTCGCGCGAGAGCTCGGCATCGCGGACCGAGTGATCTTCACCGGCTTCCGTCCAGACGTGCCGGACATGCTGGAGCTTCTCGACGTGGTGGTGCACGCGTCCATCGCTCCAGAGCCGTTCGGCCGGGTGATCACAGAGGCGATGGCCATGAGGCGGCCCGTCATTGCGGCGGGTGCTGGGGGCCCCACCGAGATCATCGAGGACGGCCGCACGGGTTTGCTGTTTCCCCCTGGTGACGCGGAAGCCTTGGCCGACCGGATCATCATGCTGCTCGAAGACCCTTCCTTGGCGGAGCAGATCGCGAGCGCAGGCTACTCGGACGTGAGGAGGCGATTCTCCGGGGAGACTCACTCCACGCTTGTCCAGCACGTCTACGAGACAGTGCTGAGGCCCAGGTCGAGGCGATCCGCATGA
- a CDS encoding glycosyltransferase, with product MRIAFVVGGFPRISETWILAQVTALLDRGHEVDIYARRASGESVVHADVTDYDLMRRTHCFNIPATRSGRLMRAAGVLARNLPRRPGTLLRCLNLPRYGSAYAVLNNLMFVEPFLDRRYDAILCHFGGNGMDFVCLKDVFPNTRFVTMFHGDDYFIGDEKGPEAFTLLKQLGDAFLVTTDCFGRATLRRYGFDDRRIVTLRLSIAAKKIPFRERRRASDTVRLLSVGRLVEKKGLEVGVRAAAAFQAANPGLRLEYRIIGDGPLWGDLTRLAEQLGAAATVQLLGALPGAEVMRWMHDSDIYLLPSLMEQAGYVLLEAQATGLPVVATRVGGVPEMVREGRSALLVEARDVRATTDALQELLARSDQWPAMGQEGRRHVEEHFDVDRLTTQLEDVLRARP from the coding sequence GTGAGAATCGCGTTTGTGGTCGGCGGCTTTCCGAGGATCTCCGAAACGTGGATCCTCGCCCAGGTTACCGCGCTGCTCGACCGAGGCCATGAGGTCGATATCTACGCCCGGCGGGCATCCGGAGAGTCCGTGGTACACGCGGATGTCACCGACTATGACCTGATGCGCCGCACCCACTGCTTCAATATCCCGGCGACCCGCAGCGGGCGGCTCATGCGGGCAGCCGGAGTCCTGGCGCGCAACCTGCCGCGCCGTCCGGGCACGCTGCTCCGATGCCTCAATCTGCCGCGGTACGGCAGCGCCTACGCCGTGCTGAACAATCTGATGTTCGTGGAGCCCTTCCTCGACCGGCGGTACGACGCCATCCTCTGCCACTTCGGCGGCAACGGGATGGACTTCGTCTGCCTCAAGGACGTCTTTCCGAACACGCGCTTTGTCACGATGTTCCACGGGGACGATTACTTCATCGGCGACGAGAAGGGCCCGGAGGCGTTCACGCTGCTCAAGCAATTGGGGGACGCCTTCCTGGTCACGACCGACTGCTTCGGTCGCGCCACGCTCCGGCGATACGGCTTCGATGACCGGCGCATCGTCACCCTGCGGCTCAGCATCGCCGCCAAGAAGATCCCCTTCCGCGAACGGCGGCGGGCCAGCGACACCGTCCGGCTGCTGAGCGTCGGCCGACTGGTGGAGAAGAAGGGACTCGAGGTCGGCGTTCGCGCCGCGGCGGCCTTCCAGGCGGCCAATCCCGGGCTCCGGCTCGAGTACCGCATCATCGGCGACGGACCCCTCTGGGGTGACCTGACCAGGCTCGCGGAGCAGCTCGGCGCCGCTGCCACGGTCCAGCTCCTCGGGGCATTGCCGGGCGCCGAGGTGATGCGATGGATGCACGATTCGGATATCTATCTCTTGCCCAGCCTCATGGAGCAGGCCGGCTACGTCCTTTTGGAGGCCCAGGCCACGGGCCTCCCCGTCGTGGCGACGCGAGTGGGAGGAGTGCCAGAGATGGTCCGGGAAGGCCGGTCCGCCCTGCTCGTGGAGGCGAGGGACGTCCGAGCCACAACCGATGCCCTTCAAGAGCTTCTTGCCCGCTCGGACCAGTGGCCTGCCATGGGGCAGGAGGGGCGACGGCACGTCGAGGAGCACTTCGACGTGGACCGGCTCACCACCCAGCTCGAAGACGTGCTCAGGGCGAGGCCATGA